CGCGACTTCTGATGTCCACCTTAAGTACAAGCTCAGGATGGACGAGGAGAAGGCGCTCGAGCAGGCGCTGGCAGCGACGGACTATGTCAAGGCCCACGGACTCGAGTGCGAGTTCTCCTGCGAGGATGCTACCAGGACGCCTGTCGAGAGGCTCCTACGGTTCTATACCTCGGTCGAAGAGCACGGGGCCGACGTCCACAACGTCCCCGACACCGTAGGTGTGATGGAGCCCGAGGCGATGTTCGATCTCATAAGCAGGCTCAAGGCGGCGCTTAAGAGGCCCGTGTCAATGCACTGCCACAATGACTTCGGGCTGGCAGTTGCCAACACCCTCGCAGGGGTCAAGGCGGGAGCCTCCCAGATACATGTGACTGTCAACGGTCTTGGAGAGAGGGCCGGGAATGCGAGCCTCGAGCAGGCAGTCACCGCGCTCCATGCGATGTACGGGGTTAAGATGGGCATCAGGCTAAACCTCCTGAAGGAGGTGTCGAAGGTCGTGGAGAGGGCGAGCATGATCTCCCTCCCTCCGAACTTCCCCATAGTGGGGAACAACGCCTTCGCACACGAGGCGGGCATCCACGTCCACGGGGTCCTCGCAAAGGCAGAGAGCTACGAGCCGATCAAGCCCGAGATGGTCGGTCAGAAGAGGCGTATAGTGATGGGCAAGCACACTGGCAAACACGGCGTTGCCAGCTTCGTGAAGGAGAAGTACAACCTCGACGAGAACCAGATATCAGCGGTCGTTGAGAAGTTAAGGTCGCTCGCGATCCACAAGAAGAAGATAATCGAAGAGGATGTCAACGCGGTCGTCAACGAGGTCATCGGGAGCATCCCGGATTCCGA
The sequence above is drawn from the Candidatus Methanosuratincola sp. genome and encodes:
- a CDS encoding 2-isopropylmalate synthase; translated protein: MEGVFVSNFIEPVKARSNLPGRVHVLDTTLRDGEQTPGVCFTLEEKIEIARKLDELGVDVIEAGFPVNSEEERDTVRTIKKEGLKAKICGLARCVTRDIDACISSEVDRVHIFIATSDVHLKYKLRMDEEKALEQALAATDYVKAHGLECEFSCEDATRTPVERLLRFYTSVEEHGADVHNVPDTVGVMEPEAMFDLISRLKAALKRPVSMHCHNDFGLAVANTLAGVKAGASQIHVTVNGLGERAGNASLEQAVTALHAMYGVKMGIRLNLLKEVSKVVERASMISLPPNFPIVGNNAFAHEAGIHVHGVLAKAESYEPIKPEMVGQKRRIVMGKHTGKHGVASFVKEKYNLDENQISAVVEKLRSLAIHKKKIIEEDVNAVVNEVIGSIPDSERLVRLDEILVVTGNKITPTASVQLTHNNQKRVAAGIGTGPVDALAKAIQSALGEEIRLLNYKLEAISGGTDSLCTVEVMTEDRDGRTAMGLSVGGDIVMASVSAIMESLNRIYSKRLKDEPVSDQKCQA